A single region of the Dehalococcoides mccartyi genome encodes:
- a CDS encoding universal stress protein, producing the protein MEFERILVPVDGTETDEEAISLACTISKVSGKTRVFAVHIIPVERALPLDAELSSAITKAEGILAKAEEIAEKQGVKLETDLLQAREVANAIIDEAVEKEIDLILIGLSYKTRFGEFCMGDVLPYILQNAPCRVIVYHQRKV; encoded by the coding sequence ATGGAATTTGAACGTATACTGGTACCTGTAGACGGCACGGAAACTGACGAAGAGGCTATAAGCTTAGCCTGCACTATATCCAAAGTTTCCGGCAAAACCAGGGTATTTGCTGTTCATATTATTCCGGTTGAACGGGCTTTACCTCTCGACGCCGAGCTTTCATCTGCCATAACCAAGGCTGAAGGCATTTTGGCCAAAGCCGAAGAAATAGCTGAAAAACAGGGTGTAAAACTGGAAACAGACCTTCTTCAGGCACGCGAAGTAGCCAATGCCATTATTGACGAAGCTGTAGAAAAAGAAATAGACCTTATACTGATAGGTCTTAGCTATAAAACCCGTTTCGGGGAGTTTTGCATGGGCGATGTACTGCCCTATATACTCCAAAACGCTCCCTGCCGGGTAATAGTTTATCATCAGCGCAAGGTGTAG